TCATCTTCGGGTGATCGGACTGCGCTGCCGCGCGGCGCGCGAGGCGGCCCCTTTGGAAAGCTGTGCCCTGATCGGTGCGACCGACGATACAGCGCGGGCGCTTCATGCGGAAACGCTGATGCGTGCGCTGCCACATGCGCTGGGGCACGCGCCGGTGCTCTACCGTCCGGGCAGCGCGGCGCTTTCGTTTGACGAGGCTTGGATCATGCAGTTGGCGCGCGCTTTGGCATCAGGCGACATGCCGAGCGCCGAATTTTTGCTGCGGTCTCGTGTCCCGCTTCATGCACGCAGGAGCCTTTCTTTCTTGCTGCGCTCAGTATCCGAGCATTTTACTCTGATTTAGAATTATTCTAAAAACTACTTGGCAAGCGCGTTTGAGACCTTATGTATGGCTCAAGCCAGCCAGCCCTGTTGCCAGCCAGCACCCGAAAATCCATCATCATCGAACCTCTATAAAAGGGAGATATCACGTGACCCAGACCGCAATCTCGCTCACGCCGGACGCAACGGCAGCCATTGCCGAAGCACTCAATCAGGCTGTGGCGGAAACCGCTGTGACCACCATGCTGGCACAGAATTTTCATTGGAACGTCACGGGCATGTCCTTTGGACCGCTCCATGAGATGTTCCAGAAAATCTATGAGGACCATTTCGTCGCACAAGACGATCTGGCTGAACGGGTCAAGGCGTTGGGCGCACATGCGGATGGCACGCTGGCCGGGATGCTGAAACGCTCCAAGGTCGCCGAGCATGATGGCACGGCCACTGCCGAAGAAATGCTCGCAGCGATGCTGAAAGCCCAAGAAACGCTGGCCGCAACGCTGGCCGCTGCGGGGGCTCTGGCGTCGGAGCATGGCGATACGCTGACCGAGGATCTGTGCATTTCGCGCGGCCAGGAGCATGAGAAGCTGGCGTGGTTCATGCGCGCTCATCTGCGCTAAGCGATCCAACATCCGATGTAAAAAGGGCGGCCTCCGGTGTGGAGAGCCGCCTTTTTTATGCGTGGTGCAGAGGTCTCAGGCGAATTTGCCGCCTGCGAGCTTTTCCCAGACCGCTTTGGCCTTCTTCTTGGCTAGCTTCTTGGCATAAGCCGGGCCCCAATGCTTGTATTTGCCAAGCGCCTCTTGCTGTTGGCGCAGCATTTGCACGAACGCAATCCGGTGCTTGTCTTTCTTGACCTGCTTGAACAGCGATTTCTGCGCTTTGGTCATCGAACAACCCAGGCAATGGCCTTGGCGTTTGAACTTGCAGACGTCGATACACGGGCTGGGGATCTCAGTCATCGTCTCTCCTGGCGGCGCGTTACTTGGTCAAGATCAGCTTGCCCGCGCGGGTGATACGCAGGGTGTAGACTTGGGTGTCGAGGGTGATGTGGGCTTGGCCTTGGGGCCCGACAAGATCGCAGGCGGCATAGGCGGGCGGGCGCGGGGCTTGTTCTTTGGGTGGGGGAGTGCAGGTCGCCATGGCCGCAGCCTTTTCTTGTCGCAAAGGGTAGGTTGTTTCTATGAGACAATACTTGACGGAAACTATAAGGTTTGTCAAACGCGATAGACAAAAAGAGCGGCAGTGGATGTGTCCACGCCGCTCTTATCCTGCTTTACACAGAGTTGCCGGTCACGCGTCAGTGGTTTGAGTGATCAACGTCCTTCATCCCGTCTTTGCGGGATTCGACGTAGAAAACCACATCGACCGGGCCTGCCTCTTCAAAAATAAGGGTCGCTGGGATCGCCTCGCCTAGCTCAAGCGGATCACCACCCAGCCCCATGAACATCACATGCAGCCCGCCGGGCTCAAGGGTCACAACCGCACCTGGCGCGATCTCCACACCGTCCGGCTGGGGCAGCATCCGGGCCACGCCGTCCTGTTCTTCGGTCCGGTGCAGGGAGACACGATCAAAATCTGCCTCCACGCTCATAAGGCGGTCGGGCGTGTCGCCATTATTGGTGATGGTGAGAAAGCCGATGCCGGTTTGGGCGGTCGCGGTTGTCTCAAAGCTGTAGGGATGGCCGATCACGAGATCTGAGGCGGTAAACTCATGTGCAGCGGCGGATTGGGCGGCGATCAGCGTGGTGAAAGCCGCGATAAAGAGGGGACGCATAGGGCGCTCCTTTATGATGTGTCATTTGGAATTAGAGGGGTGAGGCCCTCTGGCATAGTCGTTGGGGGATCAGGCGGCCTTGGGCGGCGCGCGCGCCGGTGGCAGGGCCACGATGACGCCCGCAATACGCCCGCGGGGGAGGGCCATTGCACGGGCCGGGGCGAGCATCATGCCGGGTGCGCCTGGCCCGGCATAGGCCGTCTCCGGCGTGGCGTGGCATAGCGGGCAATGGCGCGGGTCTATCGCCCCACTGGCGCAGATATCGGTTTGCTCCACCACGATCCCGAGAGCGGCGGCGCTTTGGGCAACCGCGCTGGCCTCGATCCGCGCGCCTGCGGAGGCCCCAAAGGCCAAAGTCATCACCACAAGGGCAAAACCGCAGAGCGCGGCCATGAGGCGGGGGGCAAATCTCATAGGCTCAGAGTTAGATCACCGGGGCCTGCCTGCCAAGGGGGGCGTGCATCCCGGTTCAGGTGCTCAGGCTGTCGCGGATCGCGATGACGCCTGCCAGCGCGTTGAGGGTCTGCGCGTCTATGAGGTAATCGGGCCATGTGGAGAGCTTCACAGCCATGAAATCCGTCTCAAAATCGAGATAGATCAGCTGGCCGAACACACCGCGCGCCATGATATCGCCACGGCCTGCGTCATGAATCCACCACTGGTTGCGGTAGGCGCCTTTGGGTGAGGCGCCTGTATAGGGCGCGCCGAAGGCGGATGGATCGCCTTGTCGTGTGGCGTTTATCCAAGCCTCGGGCACAATGCCTTCGCCGCCCGCCAGAAGCATTGCGCCAAACCGGGCGTAATCGCGCATCGTGGCGTTGAAGCCGCCATCGGCGAGCGCGGTGCCTGCGGCGTCCACGGTGAAAAACCCGTCGCGCTCTGCGCCGATTTTCTGCCAGATGCGCGTGCTCAGAAGCTCCGCCAAGGGCGCTTGCGCTGCGCGTTCCAGCGCCCATGCGACCACGTCTGTCTCGATGGAGCGATACTGAAACGCACCGCCATGGTCGCGCTCCAAGGGCAGGGTCTGAATCACATCGCGGATGGTGGGGCGGGCCTGGCCCTCGGGGGTGGGCCGCCAGCCGCAGGCGATGTCGATCCGGGTCATGTCGGAATTGGGCAGGCCGTAATCTTCGGTGAAGCGCGCGCCCGAGCGCATGTCGAGCACTTGGCCCAGCGTGGCCCCGGCGTAGCCCGAAGTGGCAAGCTCGGGGATGAGATCGGTGATCAGGGCGGCGGGATCAATCAGCCCTTCCCCCTCCAGCGTTCCCGCCAACGCGCCCACGAGGGATTTGGCCACAGATTGCGACAGGTGCGGCGTATGCCCGGCCATGTCGTTGAAATACTGCTCGGATATGATCTTGCCTTTGTGCATGACCAAAAATCCGTCCGTATAGCTTTGCTCCAGCCAGTCGCGCACGCTCAGCGCGCCGCCATCCGCCCCGGTAAAGGGGATGCGGCCCAGCTCTTGCGCCGCGCGGGGCATCTCGGAGGGGGCCGTGTCGCCGCGCCGCACATCCGTGGTAGGAAACATCGAGCGCATGTTGAGAAATGCCCAGCGGTTCATCGGGCCAAGGTCCCATGTCATCGGGTCCGGGCGGGCACCGGGTGGGGGCGGGAAGCCCTGCATCAGGCCCAATTCGCGCGCGGTTTTGGGGGCGGCAGGTGCGGCGGGTTTGGAGCGCGTGGGCATGAAAGGGCCTTTCGGGGCTGAAGGGGGAATGTGAAAACGGCGGACCCCGATGAGGAGGCCCGCCGCCAGTGTCTCAGCCTAGCTTTGGCTTATTGCTTCAGCCGGGTCCAGATGCGGTTGTAGAGATCGGTCACTTCCTGCGCGCAGGGTTTGACGAAATCCGGTGTCGGCGCATCCGCCGGCATGACGATTTCCGGCGCGCTCAGCATCTCGGCGTCCATAAACTCTTCCGAGCCCATGATCCCGTTGGCGTAGCGTGCGAAGTTGGAGATCATCGCGGCATTCTCGGGGGCCATGATGAAGTTCACGAAGAGCTTCGCATTGTCCATGTTGGGCGCATCCTTCAGCACGGCCACATTATCCATCCAGCCGGTGAAGCCTTCCACGGGATAGGCGTATTGCAGGGTGGGGCGCTGCTCGCGGGCACGCATGGCGGCCCCGTTCCAGTTCTGGCTGAGATCCACATCGCCCGAAGTCAGCTTCTCGATTGTGGAATAATCCATCGTGCGCCAGTTTTCCTTGGCCGCGATGAGCATCTCTGTCACATCGCGCAGCTCATCGGGATTTTGATTGCACCGCTCATACCCGCGAAAGCGCAGACCGGCGTTGATCACGTCATTCATGTCGTTGAGCATGTTGATCCGGCCTTTAAGCTCTTCGGGCGGATCGAACATCAGGGCCAGCGTGTTGATATCGCCGGTGTAAACTTCGGTATCGACGGTGAACGAGGTCGTTCCCCACTGCCATGGCACCGAATAGTTCCGGCCCGGATCCCACCAGACATCAACCCATTTGGGGTCCATGTGCTTGAAATTCTCCATCTCGTTTGGCTTGATCTCGGCCAGCATGTCCAGACCGATCATGATCTGCACGGTGCTGTCGCCGGGCACGACGATATCGTAGCCGGTATTGCCTTCGCGGACCTTGGCCAGCATGGTCTCGTTGCTGTCATAGCCGTCGAGATTGACCTCGATGCCGAACTCGGCCTCGAATTTCTCGATCAGTTCGGGGTTGGTGTAGTTGCCCCAGTTATAGATGTTGAGCTCCCCCTCGGCGAGGGCCGGGCCAGCAAGGCCAAGACCCGCCGCGAGTGCGGTGGCCATTTTCAGTTTGGTTTTCGTCATTATAGTTCCTCCTTGTTGAAATGGGTCATGCGGCGGGCGCTTATTTCTTGCGCCCTACCATGAAAAATGCGGCCACGAGGATCACCGTCAGACCCAGAAGCAGGGTGGAGACGGCGTTGATCTCGGGGGTGATGCCGCGGCGGATCTGGCCGAGGATATAGATGGGCAGCGTCGTCTCGCCCGGCCCCGCGATCAGCAGCGAGATGATAACATCATCCAGCGAGACCACAAAGGCAAGCATCGCGCCCGCCACGATCCCCGGCGCCATCAACGGCAGGGTCACGCTGCGAAAGACCTGAAACGGCGTGGCATAAAGATCGGCTGCGGCCTGCTCCAGCGTGAGGTTCATATCCTCAAGCCGGGCGCGGATGGGCATATAGGCAAAGGGGATACAGAACACGGTGTGCGCCAGCATCAGGTAGCCGATGCCGCTCACTCCGGTGAGTTTCTTGATCAGGGTGAAAAAGGCGAGCGTGGCCACGGCGGTGACGATCTCGGGCACCATCAAGGGCTGATTGATGATCGCATAGGCCAGCGTCTGCCCGCGATAGGACGGTGTGCGCGTGGTGGCCAGCGCCGCCATCGTGGCGAAGATGGTGGAGAATACCGTGGCCACAGCCGCGACCTTGAGGGAAATGATCGTGGCTTCGCGGATGCCGTCATTGTCGAAGGCCTCAATATACCAGCGAAAGCTAAACTCGGTCCACAGAACCACCGAGCGGTTGTCGTTGAACGAGAAGATCACCAGCACGACGATGGGCGCATAGAGGAAAAAGAGGCAAGTATAGGCCAGAAACTCAAAGCCCGGCTGCTTGCGCAGGTCCTTCATGCGGCGCGGTTTAGCCATGCGCCCGCTCCTTGCCCGCGTAACGAACATAAATGATGAGCGAGAGCATCACGACCACCATCAGGATCAAGGCCGCCGCCGAGCCAAAGGGCCAGTTGCGCGAGCCGCCAAATTGCAACGCGATAAGGTTGCCGATCATCAGTTCCTTACCGCCGCCCAGCAGTTCGGGCGTGATAAAGGCCCCCAGACCGGGGATGAACACAAGGATGCAGCCCGCGACGATCCCCGGCTTGGCCATCGGCACGATAATGTGGCGCAGCACTTGGAACCGGGTAGCGTAGAGATCGTATGCTGCCTCAACCAGCTTGAAATCAAGCTTTTCTAACGA
The nucleotide sequence above comes from Roseovarius carneus. Encoded proteins:
- a CDS encoding extracellular solute-binding protein, with product MTKTKLKMATALAAGLGLAGPALAEGELNIYNWGNYTNPELIEKFEAEFGIEVNLDGYDSNETMLAKVREGNTGYDIVVPGDSTVQIMIGLDMLAEIKPNEMENFKHMDPKWVDVWWDPGRNYSVPWQWGTTSFTVDTEVYTGDINTLALMFDPPEELKGRINMLNDMNDVINAGLRFRGYERCNQNPDELRDVTEMLIAAKENWRTMDYSTIEKLTSGDVDLSQNWNGAAMRAREQRPTLQYAYPVEGFTGWMDNVAVLKDAPNMDNAKLFVNFIMAPENAAMISNFARYANGIMGSEEFMDAEMLSAPEIVMPADAPTPDFVKPCAQEVTDLYNRIWTRLKQ
- a CDS encoding copper chaperone PCu(A)C, whose translation is MRPLFIAAFTTLIAAQSAAAHEFTASDLVIGHPYSFETTATAQTGIGFLTITNNGDTPDRLMSVEADFDRVSLHRTEEQDGVARMLPQPDGVEIAPGAVVTLEPGGLHVMFMGLGGDPLELGEAIPATLIFEEAGPVDVVFYVESRKDGMKDVDHSNH
- a CDS encoding Dps family protein, which gives rise to MTQTAISLTPDATAAIAEALNQAVAETAVTTMLAQNFHWNVTGMSFGPLHEMFQKIYEDHFVAQDDLAERVKALGAHADGTLAGMLKRSKVAEHDGTATAEEMLAAMLKAQETLAATLAAAGALASEHGDTLTEDLCISRGQEHEKLAWFMRAHLR
- a CDS encoding DUF1289 domain-containing protein; its protein translation is MTEIPSPCIDVCKFKRQGHCLGCSMTKAQKSLFKQVKKDKHRIAFVQMLRQQQEALGKYKHWGPAYAKKLAKKKAKAVWEKLAGGKFA
- a CDS encoding serine hydrolase domain-containing protein is translated as MPTRSKPAAPAAPKTARELGLMQGFPPPPGARPDPMTWDLGPMNRWAFLNMRSMFPTTDVRRGDTAPSEMPRAAQELGRIPFTGADGGALSVRDWLEQSYTDGFLVMHKGKIISEQYFNDMAGHTPHLSQSVAKSLVGALAGTLEGEGLIDPAALITDLIPELATSGYAGATLGQVLDMRSGARFTEDYGLPNSDMTRIDIACGWRPTPEGQARPTIRDVIQTLPLERDHGGAFQYRSIETDVVAWALERAAQAPLAELLSTRIWQKIGAERDGFFTVDAAGTALADGGFNATMRDYARFGAMLLAGGEGIVPEAWINATRQGDPSAFGAPYTGASPKGAYRNQWWIHDAGRGDIMARGVFGQLIYLDFETDFMAVKLSTWPDYLIDAQTLNALAGVIAIRDSLST
- a CDS encoding ABC transporter permease yields the protein MAKPRRMKDLRKQPGFEFLAYTCLFFLYAPIVVLVIFSFNDNRSVVLWTEFSFRWYIEAFDNDGIREATIISLKVAAVATVFSTIFATMAALATTRTPSYRGQTLAYAIINQPLMVPEIVTAVATLAFFTLIKKLTGVSGIGYLMLAHTVFCIPFAYMPIRARLEDMNLTLEQAAADLYATPFQVFRSVTLPLMAPGIVAGAMLAFVVSLDDVIISLLIAGPGETTLPIYILGQIRRGITPEINAVSTLLLGLTVILVAAFFMVGRKK
- the hemP gene encoding hemin uptake protein HemP, with amino-acid sequence MATCTPPPKEQAPRPPAYAACDLVGPQGQAHITLDTQVYTLRITRAGKLILTK